A single genomic interval of Spinacia oleracea cultivar Varoflay chromosome 6, BTI_SOV_V1, whole genome shotgun sequence harbors:
- the LOC130463283 gene encoding uncharacterized protein, with amino-acid sequence MSRPGEYEIHEGKSQFPLSLNDKICSCGAWQISGVPCRHSIRAMIHAKLDPHKFVSSWFSVKTYRRIYNFSINPVPNRDQWPVYDNLPSIKPPRMKRGVGRPSRNRRREEGEEQPGKRSKTVKCQKCGCFGHNSRTCKGGLTGKGMRKTDEPIVTKKS; translated from the coding sequence ATGTCTAGGCCGGGAGAGTATGAGATACACGAGGGTAAATCTCAGTTCCCTTTAAGTTTAAATGACAAAATTTGTTCTTGTGGGGCATGGCAAATTTCTGGTGTCCCATGTAGGCATTCCATAAGGGCAATGATTCATGCAAAGTTGGATCCACACAAATTTGTTAGCTCTTGGTTTTCTGTAAAAACTTACAGGAGAATCTACAACTTTAGCATTAATCCGGTGCCTAACAGAGATCAATGGCCAGTGTATGACAACTTACCATCAATCAAGCCACCCAGAATGAAAAGGGGAGTTGGAAGACCTAGTAGAAACAGAAGGAGAGAAGAAGGAGAAGAGCAGCCAGGGAAAAGATCAAAAACTGTGAAATGTCAAAAGTGTGGTTGTTTTGGGCACAATTCTAGGACTTGTAAGGGAGGTCTGACCGGAAAGGGAATGAGAAAAACAGATGAGCCAATTGTGACAAAAAAATCCTAG
- the LOC110780017 gene encoding uncharacterized protein — protein sequence MFPNCPTFETREDDEWIEEPVTYESDAEYDDSTKEEEAKYKKLLEDSEDKLYEGCTNFSKLSFLLHLFHLNCMNHWSIESFNMLLKLILDAFPQILDFPSSFYYSKKMIKDLGLGYEKIDACPNNCMLYWGEFLEKDKCHVCGTSRWAKTKGKGGITSDQGTNTYKKGVPAKVMRYFPLIPRLKRIYMSPETVEDMRWHDTERLGEDDKKILRHPSDALTWKEFDERHRDFALDPRTVRLGLLSDGLNPYRLMNTTYSTWPVMLIPYNLPPWLCMKPSSFILSKLIPGKASLGNDIDVYLQPLVHELKLLWTGVEAFDAFEGKKFNLPADFLWTINDFPGYAMLSGLSTKGYNACPIYIDSTPSDRFGNKICYCSYRKWLPLDHPYRIQGANLCEKYGTNEWGKAPSCPSGTDIVSEQEKVEYVYGKSKAPQKKKQRGDNDNNDVQYESAFGTKRSIFFDLVYWEHNLLRHNLDVMHIEKNVSENILGTLLSMERVEIVGMIEKLLKNGE from the coding sequence ATGTTTCCCAATTGCCCAACTTTTGAAACACGAGAGGATGATGAGTGGATTGAGGAGCCAGTGACCTATGAAAGTGATGCTGAATATGATGATTCTACGAAAGAGGAAGAGGCGAAGTATAAGAAGTTACTTGAAGATTCTGAGGATAAATTATATGAAGGGTGTACCAACTTTTCAAAGTTATCTTTTCTTTTACACTTGTTTCACTTGAATTGTATGAATCATTGGTCAATTGAATCTTTCAATATGCTGTTGAAGCTAATTCTAGATGCGTTTCCTCAAATACTTGATTTTCCCTCATCCTTTTATTACAGtaagaaaatgataaaagaTTTGGGTCTTGGGTATGAAAAGATTGATGCTTGTCCGAATAATTGTATGTTGTATTGGGGTGAATTTTTAGAGAAAGACAAGTGTCATGTTTGTGGTACATCGAGGTGGGCAAAAACTAAGGGTAAGGGTGGCATTACAAGTGATCAAGGTACGAATACTTATAAGAAGGGTGTGCCAGCTAAGGTAATGCGATATTTCCCTCTTATCCCGAGGCTAAAAAGAATCTACATGTCACCAGAAACAGTAGAAGATATGAGATGGCATGATACAGAGCGATTGGGTGAAGATGATAAGAAGATTTTGAGGCATCCTTCAGATGCCTTAACATGGAAGGAATTTGATGAGCGTCATAGAGATTTTGCCTTAGACCCTCGTACTGTTCGATTAGGTCTTTTGAGTGATGGGCTTAATCCTTATCGTTTAATGAACACCACTTATAGTACGTGGCCAGTGATGTTGATTCCTTATAATCTTCCACCATGGTTATGTATGAAACCATCTTCTTTCATTTTGTCCAAACTTATTCCCGGAAAAGCAAGTCTTGGAAATGATATTGATGTGTATTTGCAGCCATTAGTGCATgaattgaaattgttgtggacgGGAGTTGAAGCTTTTGATGCTTTTGAAGGAAAGAAATTTAATTTGCCCGCGGATTTTCTTTGGACTATTAATGACTTTCCTGGCTATGCAATGCTCTCTGGTTTGAGCACAAAAGGTTACAATGCATGTCCTATATACATAGATTCCACGCCTTCTGATAGATTTGGGAACAAGATTTGTTATTGTAGCTATAGAAAATGGTTACCTTTAGATCACCCATATCGAATTCAGGGTGCCAATTTATGTGAGAAGTATGGAACTAATGAGTGGGGTAAAGCTCCATCTTGTCCTAGCGGGACTGATATAGTGAGTGAACAAGAAAAGGTCGAGTATGTTTATGGAAAGTCGAAGGCACCACAGAAAAAGAAACAAAGAGGAGATAATGATAACAATGATGTCCAATATGAAAGTGCTTTTGGTACCAAAAGAAGCATATTCTTTGATTTGGTGTATTGGGAGCATAATCTTTTAAGGCATAATTTAgatgtaatgcacattgagaaaaatgtgtctGAGAATATTTTGGGAACTCTTCTTAGTATGGAAAGAGTAGAGATAGTAGGGATGATCGAAAAGCTCTTGAAAAATGGAGAATAA